TCGAGCGTATAGGTGTCGGGTGAATATTTTATTGTTTGAAAGGAGGCCATGGATTGGACAGAGGTAAAAAAGAACAAGTCGTGGCGGAACTCAACGAGAAGCTCAGGCGCGCGAAAATTGCCATGCTTGCCGATTACAGCGGCATCAAGGTCAAGGACCTCAGTGAGTTGAGAAATGGGCTTCGCAAGACCGGCAGCGATGTGCAGGTTGTGAAGAACAATCTTCTCGTCCGGGCCCTGAAGGAAACGAACTACACGGGTCTTGACTCCCTGCTGGGCGGTCCACGGGTACTCATCCTCAATTACGGCGATGTCGTGGCACCGACCAAAATCCTCGTAGATTTTGCAAAAAAGAACGCTGCCCTGGAGATCAAGGGCGGTGTTTACGAGGGATCTTCCCTGTCGCCGGAGCAGTTGGTTACGCTGGCGTCCCTGCCCGGCAAAGAGGTGCTGCAGGCGAAGTTGTTGTCGCTGTTTGTTGCGGTTCCGACACAGCTGGTAACGGCTCTCAGCGGTGTGCAAAGAGGGCTTGTCACGGTGCTGGACGGCTACCGGGCCAAAAAAGAACAAACCAATTAAGAAACCTACAGGAAGGAAGAGACAATGTCAGAAACGAAGATTACGAAGGCCGATGTCATTTCATTCATAGAGAACATGACTGTTCTCGAACTCTCTGAAATGGTCAAGGAACTTGAAGAACGACTGGGAGTTTCAGCTGCGGCCCCCGTAGCGGCGGTTCATGCTGCCGGTGCCGCGGCCGCCCCGACGGAAGCGCAGGAAGAGCAAACCGAGTTCGATGCCATCCTGACGAGCTTCGGGGATCAGAAGATCCAGGTGATCAAGGTGGTTCGGGCTATTACCGGGCTGGGGCTCAAGGAAGCCAAGGATCTCGTTGAAAGTGTGCCGAAGGCTGTCAAAGAAGCCGTCTCAAAGGATGAAGCCGCCGATATAAAGGCGAAAGTCGAAGAAGTTGGTGGAACCGTGGAGGTTAAGTGATCCCTCCGGGAGCGTCACGAGGTTCCCGTTGATACTATATACAGTAAGGATCCCTGAATGATGCGAATACGCAGAAGTTTTGGCCGTATAAAGAAAATTGTTGATATTCCGAATCTCATCGAGATTCAAAAGAACTCCTACGAGAAATTTCTCCAGACCGACGTTCCCCCCGAAGAACGAGTGAACGTTGGTCTGCAGGGGGCGTTTCGGAGTGTTTTCCCCATCGTGGATTTTGGAGAAAAATGTTCTCTTGAGTTTGTAAGCTATCGCATCGAAAAAGCCCGCTACGATGTGAAGGAGTGCATCCAGAAGGGCATGACCTATAACGCTCCTCTGAAAATTGTGGTTCGCCTCGTTGTCTTTGACACGGGGCGGGGCGCCGAAAAGCGTATCATCAGGGACATCAAGGAGCAGGAAATATATTTCGGAGAGATCCCGCTGATGACGGAAAAAGGCACGTTCCTCATAAATGGAACGGAGCGCGTCATTGTCAGTCAGCTTCATCGCTCTCCGGGTATATTCTTCGATCATGACAAGGGAAAGACCCACGGAAAGCTGATCTACTCTGCCCGCGTTATTCCCATCCGGGGATCCTGGCTGGACCTCGAGTTCGACCCCAAGGATCTCGTTTTCGCCAGGATCGACAGAAGGCGGAAAATGCCTGTAACTATTCTTCTGAAGGCTATGGGATACACCGATGAGGAACTCCTGTCCCATTTCAATCGCATTGAAACACTGCTCATCGACAAAGGTGTATTTTACCTGAAGGTTGATGAGTTCATCGTTGGTGAACGTGTTCCCGCGGATGTTGTGCATCCCGGAACAGATGAGACATTCATCAAGAAGGGGAGAAAAGTCACCAGGGCGATCCTCAAACGTGTGGAAGAGGCCGGAATTACCCGTATCGAGATTGGGCAAGACTATCTCGTTGGCAGGGTGGTCGCGGCCACCGTGAAGGATGAAAGCACGGGAGAGGAGATTGTACGGTGCAACGAAGAACTGGATGAGGAGAAGATCGACCGGATTTTCAAGGGAAAGGTGAAGACAATAAAGCTTGTTCAGCTCGGTGACGAGGGGGCTGACGCCTACATCCGCAATACGCTCCTGATGGACAAGATAGAAGACGAGGAAGAGGCCATCGTCGATATCTACCGGCGGCTGAGGCCGAGCAATCCCCCTACTGTCGATACGGCGCGGCGCTTTTTCAACACCCTCTTCTTTTCGTCTAACAGTTACGACCTGTCCGACGTGGGCCGGGCGAAGATGAACTACAAACTCAAGCTCAATGTTCCGACCGATCTAACGGTGCTGCGGAAGGAGGACATCCTCGAGGCGGTAACCTACCTGATAAATCTCAGGAACGGCCGGCCTGAGTACAGCATAGACGACATCGATCACCTTGGAAATCGGCGGATCAGGTCGGTCGGTGAACTGATCGAGAACCAGTACCGCATCGGCCTGGTGAGAATGGAACGCGCCATCAAGGAGAAAATGAGCCTTCTCGATGTCGAAACCATGATGCCGAACGACCTGGCAAACTCGAAGCCCGTTACGGCGGTGGTCAATGAATTCTTTGGAAGCAGCCAGCTTTCACAGTTCATGGATCAGACGAACCCTCTTTCGGAGGTGACCCACAAGCGCCGCCTTTCGGCGCTGGGACCCGGTGGACTTACCCGGGAAAGGGCGGGTTTCGAAGTGCGCGATGTCCACAACACCCATTACGGACGCATCTGTCCCGTGGAAACGCCGGAAGGGCCGAACATCGGGCTCATCGTTTCTCTCAGTACCTATGCGAGCGTCAATGAGTTCGGGTTCATCGAGACACCATCCTTTGTCGTCAGGGACGGCAGGGTATTTGTTGACGAGATCAGGTACCTGACGGCCATGGAAGAGGAGACGGAGATCATTGCCCAGGCTGACAGTATTCTGGACAAGGACGGCCGCTTCGTAGAAAAACTGGTAACCGCAAAGAAAGGAGGAGACTACGTAACCGTCGATCCAGGTGAAATCACGCTCATGGACGTGTCTCCCAATCAGCTGGTGAGTGTTGCCGCCGGTCTGATACCCTTTCTGGAGCATGACGACGCGAACCGGGCCCTCATGGGTTCCAACATGCAACGCCAGTCCGTCCCGCTCCTGCAGCCTCAGGCTCCACTTGTGGGAACGGGCATGGAGCAGGTGGTCGCCCGTGACTCCGGTGCAGTTATCGTGGCCAGGCGATCAGGGATCATCGAGGATGTGGACGCCTCCAGAATTGTTGTCAAGGCCGATACGGAAGGGGAGGACGAATTCGACACAGGCGTCGATATTTATA
This portion of the Syntrophales bacterium genome encodes:
- the rplJ gene encoding 50S ribosomal protein L10, which produces MDRGKKEQVVAELNEKLRRAKIAMLADYSGIKVKDLSELRNGLRKTGSDVQVVKNNLLVRALKETNYTGLDSLLGGPRVLILNYGDVVAPTKILVDFAKKNAALEIKGGVYEGSSLSPEQLVTLASLPGKEVLQAKLLSLFVAVPTQLVTALSGVQRGLVTVLDGYRAKKEQTN
- the rplL gene encoding 50S ribosomal protein L7/L12; protein product: MSETKITKADVISFIENMTVLELSEMVKELEERLGVSAAAPVAAVHAAGAAAAPTEAQEEQTEFDAILTSFGDQKIQVIKVVRAITGLGLKEAKDLVESVPKAVKEAVSKDEAADIKAKVEEVGGTVEVK
- the rpoB gene encoding DNA-directed RNA polymerase subunit beta, yielding MMRIRRSFGRIKKIVDIPNLIEIQKNSYEKFLQTDVPPEERVNVGLQGAFRSVFPIVDFGEKCSLEFVSYRIEKARYDVKECIQKGMTYNAPLKIVVRLVVFDTGRGAEKRIIRDIKEQEIYFGEIPLMTEKGTFLINGTERVIVSQLHRSPGIFFDHDKGKTHGKLIYSARVIPIRGSWLDLEFDPKDLVFARIDRRRKMPVTILLKAMGYTDEELLSHFNRIETLLIDKGVFYLKVDEFIVGERVPADVVHPGTDETFIKKGRKVTRAILKRVEEAGITRIEIGQDYLVGRVVAATVKDESTGEEIVRCNEELDEEKIDRIFKGKVKTIKLVQLGDEGADAYIRNTLLMDKIEDEEEAIVDIYRRLRPSNPPTVDTARRFFNTLFFSSNSYDLSDVGRAKMNYKLKLNVPTDLTVLRKEDILEAVTYLINLRNGRPEYSIDDIDHLGNRRIRSVGELIENQYRIGLVRMERAIKEKMSLLDVETMMPNDLANSKPVTAVVNEFFGSSQLSQFMDQTNPLSEVTHKRRLSALGPGGLTRERAGFEVRDVHNTHYGRICPVETPEGPNIGLIVSLSTYASVNEFGFIETPSFVVRDGRVFVDEIRYLTAMEEETEIIAQADSILDKDGRFVEKLVTAKKGGDYVTVDPGEITLMDVSPNQLVSVAAGLIPFLEHDDANRALMGSNMQRQSVPLLQPQAPLVGTGMEQVVARDSGAVIVARRSGIIEDVDASRIVVKADTEGEDEFDTGVDIYNLIKYQRSNQDTCFNHKPIVKMGDHVAKGDIIADGPATQWGELALGRNVMVAFMSWGGYNYEDSILVSERIVKDDIYTSVHIEEFETVARDTKLGKEEITRDIPNVGDEVLRNLDESGIARIGVSVKAGDILVGKVTPKGETQLSPEEKLLRAIFGEKAGDVRDTSLHVPPGVEGTVVDAKIFSRKGTEKDGRTQLIEDEEINRINKDRDDEITIITESVKRKVAGLLAGHASLSKLTDFSKKKILLKKNEEITEEKLQNIPFSLWKDITIEDAAVEEKARKIFVNLENKIEGIEAFFEEKKETVKAGDELPPGVIKLVKVYVAIKRKLSVGDKMAGRHGNKGVLSRILPEEDMPFFADGTPVDIVLNPLGVPSRMNVGQVLETHLGWASKELGAKVHDLLKHYRDRQSTLSILKDIYGDDERAASLEGASEEEFRLFRERIKAGIPMASPVFDGAGEEEIKKMLSLAALPVSGQTQLYDGRTGRPFDQEVTVGIIYMLKLHHLVDDKIHARSIGPYSLVTQQPLGGKAQFGGQRLGEMEVWAIEAYGAAYSLQEFLTVKSDDVAGRTRMYEAIVKGDHTLEPGLPESFNVLIKELQGLSIDVELLENDS